One window of Quercus robur chromosome 5, dhQueRobu3.1, whole genome shotgun sequence genomic DNA carries:
- the LOC126727923 gene encoding putative disease resistance protein RGA3 has translation MPIQISRLKCLQTLTKFVVNKNIGFQIGELGKLPNLRGAILIAKLQYVINPTDALYAKLKAKRELKDLTLEWDADDIISQSERDVHNNLQPHTNLKRFCLNLPSLGQLPSLQNLGIVGFDEVVKVGPDFYGGSFSHLFNIWKSEILPSFPKGGLPSNLVLFRIDVSEKLFATRMDWGLKRLHSFTTLILSNLASDFQAVESFPSDFRAVESFPEENLLPTSLTTLFIGGFQNLRSLDNKGLQHLTSLQQLRIVNCPELKHMPKVGLPVSIYYLRIYSCPSFSKQCKEKKGKEWRKIAHFPFIHIDDDVVIRAKSSVDQI, from the exons ATGCCAATACAAATAAGCAGATTAAAATGTCTTCAGACTTTGACTAAATTTGTTGTCAACAAGAATATTGGATTCCAAATTGGAGAGTTAGGGAAGCTTCCAAATCTCAGAGGAGCCATTTTGATAGCAAAGCTTCAATATGTGATAAACCCAACAGATGCTTTGTACGCAAAGTTGAAGGCTAAGAGAGAGCTTAAGGACCTAACATTGGAGTGGGATGCCGATGATATTATTTCTCAAAGTGAAAGGGACGTACACAACAATCTCCAACCTCATACAAACTTGAAAAG ATTTTGCCTCAATTTGCCATCACTTGGGCAACTGCCCTCTCTTCAAAACCTCGGCATTGTTGGGTTTGATGAAGTTGTTAAAGTCGGTCCTGATTTCTATGGTGGCA GCTTCTCCCATCTCTTCAACATTTGGAAATCAGAAATTCTCCCATCTTTTCCAAAAGGTGGTCTGCCATCCAATCTAGTTCTTTTCAGAATTGATGTTTCGGAAAAACTTTTTGCCACTAGGATGGACTGGGGATTGAAAAGATTGCACTCTTTTACCACATTGATATTATCCAATCTTGCTAGTGATTTTCAGGCTGTGGAGTCCTTTCCCAGTGATTTCCGGGCTGTGGAATCCTTTCCGGAGGAGAATTTGCTACCCACAAGTCTTACCACTCTTTTCATTGGCggatttcaaaatttgagatcATTGGACAACAAGGGACTTCAACACCTTACCTCTCTTCAACAATTGAGGATCGTAAACTGTCCCGAGCTGAAGCACATGCCAAAAGTGGGGTTGCCTGTCTCTATTTATTACCTACGGATCTATTCATGTCCTTCTTTCAGTAAACAATGCAAAGAGAAGAAGGGTAAAGAGTGGCGCAAGATTGCTCACTTCCCCTTCATTCACATTGA